A region of the Montipora foliosa isolate CH-2021 chromosome 8, ASM3666993v2, whole genome shotgun sequence genome:
AAACTTTTGGTGATAGAGCATTCTACAAAGCTGGACCTGATCTATGGAACCATCTCCCTCTTAGCTTAAGGAACACTAATGActtacaaaagtttaaaaaagacctTAAAACACATTTATTTAGAGTAGCTTTTTCAGAGCATTAATTGATCAAGCGTTTTAGATTATTTTACATATTATTACTATACATTCCAATTGTTGTAAATAGCGCCTTAGAGTATTTATAGTTTTAGGCGTTCTATAAattttagttattattattattattataactggaCTACATAGGGCCTCTTTCCTTTTTGCAAAGCCTTATTCAGCAGACTTTTGTACTCATCAGATGAAGGGCTAACCATGTGAACATTTTTCAAATGGGCTGGTAATTGTTTGACACATGCTGAACATCCAATCATAGGACAAATTCTCTTTTTATTGGTAGTCCTTGTAGGTCGTTGTTTCTTCATCACCACTATTTCTCTTCTTCCTGTTACCTGCCTCAGCACTTTCTTTACCTTTGAATGTGTACTTTTTCCGTAAATTAAAGTTTGTGATTGCTGAACGAGATCAAGAATGAAACCACTCATGAACCTCCATTAGATGTCTAGGGACGTGAACTACCACCTTCTTGCAGTAAGGGACTGGACACAGACGTTTTCCTTGTCCTTTAtgtcttctttctttgtttggtTCCTCCGTCTCCATTGGGTCTTCTTTTTCCTGGGAATTGATCATACCTTTCAACATTTGGATGCAACTTTTGGCATTTGAAAGTTCTCCATCGCCCATCCTGCTTGGCGTATCTCCTTCATCTGCTACATCATCTTCATCAGACGAAAAAAAACACCCTCAACCTCACTGATTTCACCTTCACAATTCAACAGGCCCACCTGCCCCATTCTCATCTTCACCTTTGGACCTCACACCTTCACTGGTGACATAATCACTTTCCTCTTGCCAGCCAGCACAGGaattttcttcacttttatTGACTGCAGTTACAGGCTCTGTGCTTGAGTAAGCAGGCAAGCTAGACAAACTCCTAGTCCACATATGCCTAAGTTCAAAGGCTTTCTCAGACAACTAGATGATAGACAAGGAAAAACATGAACAGTGTTTACCAATAGtgaataaaatttgataacCAATAAGTAGTAAAATTTGAGTTTCAGTTGCAAAGGTTTCCGTGTTCCTCTTGATATGCTTAGTTACTGTGATCATTACACCATGAAAATGTTTCTTCTGCACTTCATGAGATCATTGTATCTTCTTTATCATTTGACACTAGGCAGTTATTAAATACCACCAATGATGATGCTAAATGCACAAGATTTACGTCCATAATTTAGCATCATTTTATGCATGCCAAGTACAGTCGAACCCCTCCTAACGGACACCCCCTGTAAGCGGACACCCCTTGTAAGCGGACACCATTTTGAAGTCCCGGCCGTTTCCTTAAGAAAACCCTATATTTGTAACCTCCCATAAACGGacacctcccgtaagcggacgCGGACACCATTTCTCTGGTCCCAACGGCAAAAAAgacctcccgtaagcggacacttGAAAACATAATCCtcagaaaatgatatttatttgaTTCAAAAGCACTCCTTTCAGCGCACAACGGTGCATCGGTGTCGTGTGTCAAGTATCTGGTGATATCCTGTCGTGATCACAATTACTATTTAAAAAATCAGGGGATCATGCTCGAAGATCAATAACAAAACTTCAGTACAATTTGAAAGTACATTATAGTTTTATAGAGTCCTTGGCATTTAGTCATCATCCACTTCAAATGGTCCTTGCTGTAGTTTCTCCTTCAGCCAGTCGCAAGAAAATGTATCCCCCTTGAAGTGATATTGACAGGGCAGCTCCAGTCCATAACCAGCGCCTCGATTAATTCGTTTCCCCTTAACAACTACGGTTGCCGAGTTAGTTTGACGTTTTAGAAATCTTGTCACCCATTGTGCCATTAGTTTGGGTACATGACCTACAACTTCTAAGTTGCTTGTTAGCTCATTTGGATGAGCGTTGTGTTCTGTCTTGTTTCGTTTACTGGACAGTCTGTATTCGTCTTTCATTCTCACAACGGCTACTGCATTGATATCTTCCTTGTTGCCCGGTTCACGTTTCAAATCATGCTCATCGCCGATATTTGGTTCCCATATGGCCATGTATTCATGAAATCCTCGTATAAACGAACTGACTTTGATAATTTGCGACATCGTAAAATAGCTTAGCTAGACCTTGAAGCGCTCTAGTCGCGCCAGTTTTCGTTAACGTGTGCAATGTGCTTGACACCAAgagtgaaaaacaaactctgCGTCTGGTTTATTTCACGCGCTCTACCTTTTTATTGATGACCCCGTGACCCTCGCCACCCTCTCACTGTACAGTAGTTAAAACTACAATTAATGCACTTGGCGTTCTCGTTCGTTCTCGGCAAAGACAAACATAAACGAAATTACAGTACTTACTAAGCACATTTCTTTTTACAAGTACCGTAGCACTACTACAGTATTTTGAAGGTAAATGTCGAAAACACTCAGCAAGATTTCGTCACTTAGTAGGCGGTGAGAACAATCACGCTGGATTGGACAAGgactttttcattattattgtcGGCGCCATTCAGTCTACGGgtgtgatttgttttgtttatcacGTTTCTCCTGTCTGGCCTCGAACTACGGTATTCTACAACCCTCTGACATACCTGTATTGAATACACCAACGCTTTGAATTGGTCTATACTTTGGGTGCAACTCTGTGCACAACTGAACGGTTTTAGGAGTGAGAACGTGCGAAGAAAGGCTGTTACGTCATTATTAGGCCATTCATGGCTTCGAAATGCTCGAACTGCGACACAGAGACAAAATACAAATGTATCAAGTGTGAATTGGCAGTGTGCAATAAGGGCTGCTCTGTATTTGCACCAGAAACAACGGATGGATGGAAGGCGGGAGCGAGAGTAGGCTACTGTGTGCGATGTAGTAAAACCTCTGCACCTTGTCTGGTCGAGAAgaagaaaacagagaatgatCAGAAATCTGAAGATATTGAAGATTCCTCTAGGCAAGCTTCCAGTTCTAGTGAAAGACATCCGGCTTCAAGTAAGGCACGTGGCAatagaagctgcctgaatttatCAAAGCGGGTTGAGCTGATACGATGTCACAGGGAAAATCCAAAGCTCGGCGTAAGAAAACTAGCTGAGAAATTTGGTTGCGGAAAGACTCAAGTCGCAGGGATAATTAAAGATGAGGAAAATATTATGAAAGAATGGGAGTCAAACGAAGGTCGGGCTGGTATGAAGAGAGTAAATCAGCAGAAATTCTACGAGGTCAACCAATATCTCTGGAAATGGTATTCGACGTGTAGGCAGTCCAATATTCCAATAAGTGGTCCAATGCTTCAAGAAGAAGCGCTTATCATTGCAAAACGTCTAGGTGGTGACTCGGGAGAATTAAAGGCTTCCAACGGGTGGTTGGACAGGTGGAAGAAAAGATATAACATATGTGAGATGAATGTTGCTGGCGAAGAGGGAGATGTCAGTCAGGCTACTCTCGACAGCTGGTCAGAACGTGCGCGGGAATTAATGGCAGGGTACAAACCAGAGAATGTATGGAATATGGACGAGACGGGGCAATTTTGGAAAGCCTTACCAGACAAGAGTTTGTCTGAGCGTGGAAAGCGCTGTCGAGGTggcaagcaagcaaagcaaagATTAACGTGGGCATTCTTTGTAAGCGCATCCGGTGAAAAAGAAAATCCAATCGTTATTGGTAAAAGCCTTAATCCGCGATGCTTCAAGAATTTGCGTGACCGAAGTTTTCCTCACAGCTgccattattatgcaaacgagAAGGCTTGGATGAATTCGGAATTAATGGGAGTCATTCTTTCTAAGCTGAACAGGCGCATGAAGCGTGAAAATCGCCACATTCTACTTTTTCTTGATAACGCGCCATGCCACCCACATTCACATGCGGACATGTTTTCAAATGTAAAACTTGCCTTCCTACCAAAGAATAGCACATCCCGCAGCCAGCCTCTTGATGCAGGAATCATCAAGGCGTGGAAAGTGAAAACGAAGCGAAAACTTCTACGTTATATATGCAGTCAGGTCGACAGTAACAATAAGGCAAGTGAAATTGTTAAGTCTGTGCACCTATTGCAAGCGATTCAATGGGGCAAACAAGCCTGGGATGAGGTGGACCAAGAAACAGTACAGAAATGTTTCAAGAAAGTGGGATTGTCCCCGGATGAGGTTGACATGGAAGAGGGCATCGACGATCCCTTTGAGGGAGAAGATATGATGAGTCTGGAAGAATTATGTGCAAAGCTTGGCACAACTGAGACGGGAACTGCTCAAGAATTCGTTGGTGCTGACGACGAAGTCCCTTCGTGCCCTGAAACCATCGACATTTCTCAACCGTCTTGGCGTGCAGAATTGAGGAGAAATCTTCTGGAAGAGGACGAAGCCGACGGCAGTGAACCATCAGCCAAAGAGGGCAAGGTGGATGAAGCGGGTAACGAAGAGTTTGACTGCAGTGTGAAGGAACCATCCGTGAAATCAAGTACAGAAGCCCGCAAGATGGTATTGCAGCTATCGGAATTTGCTGACTTTGGTGGACACGAAAAGCTGTCGAATGCACTGCTTACGGTGCAGGACATACTATTCGACATGGAGTTCAATGCGCCGAAAAAGCAATCAGTTATCGGCGATTATTTTCATCCACATGTTTAACCACTAAGGTTTGCAGAAACAGAACATGTGTTTCAGTGTGTAGTACACAACTGTTATGTTACCGTTGGCTTTTCCTTTCTTGTAGTTTAGAAGCGTTGTCGGACATTGATGATTCTGTTTTCACCTAAACCAATCAATTTCTGCATCTGTAACACGCTTACTTTGTGATTAAACGATGCTTTCATTGTTCTTGTCCCTTTAActctttttgaaatttcaaccCCCCGTTAGCGGACACCCCTCGTAAGCGGACACTTCGAGGCGGTCCCaagggtgtccgcttacgagggGTTCGACTGTATTGGTTATAAATACTTGGCATGCaaaaaatgatgcaaaattattgacattcgTGCCTATGTAAAACTGCGGTGGTGGTCACTAAATCAAACTATTTTCCTAAGTTAAACAGTTTCATGCAAGAAAATGTAAGAGCATGATCCCCGTACAAAGAACTTTTAAAAACCTCCCATGACAAGCAGAATGAGCCAGTTCAGGGACAGGATATCAACTTAGTTAAATGTGCCATGTCATgcaattttagccattttcatGACTTTCAAATTTCCCCTAAGACAGAATTAGCAAAATAACAACAACCAATTACAAttgaaaaagattttaaaaagcaAAGAGGTGCATGGATGGGCAAAAAAGGAGAAGATTGAATAGGGATTGCATGTGCATAATCTTGGAAAAAAACGGTCAGCCCAACATATTTTAAATTCACTATTATTCACCTGGTTAATGTTCGTTTATGCTCAGCATTGTCTTGTTTGTCACGTCCGTGGAACAATTATTTTATTGCCAAAGGAATTTCATATTTCCTATGTAGCTAAAGATCTGCCTAAATGACCTTCAAATACTGTGACATCGCTCTGATTTGTTTTAACCTAACCATACGATCTGATGTAAAAATAGCACAAATGGCAAACAAATTGTTAATGCGCTCAAAGTTCTCACCATTTTTGCTTTCTCTTTATCACCCTGCCTTAAGGCCTGCAGTTCTATTGCCTTTAAATCGCGAAGTCTTGCCTGGAGGCCGAGGTAATCCATCCTAGTCATGTTTTCAAGGCCTCAACATGTGTGACGAGAACAGTTCGTTATATAAAAAATCTCATCTGTTGCTTGCTTAGGGTGTCAAAAGGGCATCTTCGAGCAATGGACATCAACCGGAAGTGGAGTTTTCTTATTCTTGGGCAGTGGTTTAGCTCAAATTGGCGAGCAAATCGTCTCTATACCAGTAAGAGCACTGAACAAAAAAATGTGGTTGGGCCAGTGGAGGTTCATAGCTTTTGGTTGCCGTCCGGCGCTCAAGAACGCCTGGCTCTGAGACAGTATCTGGTAAGAAAAATCGTTTCCCATGGCAGGTTTTGCAATTCTATAGTTACAGCCAAGGCTCCACGTGCAAAATATTGCTTGTGCAGGTGAAATGcatattttgaaataaatattgTCTTGTTGCCAGGGAAGGTGAAAATTGCGAGaaacaagtcgcacaatggtgCACCCCTTTAAACTTAGTTTCTTGCGCTTATGGTGTTGCTTAAGTAAACACAAAAAATCAAGTACAGAAAGAAAATTAAGCATAATCAAATTAAGCTGCGAACAATTTGTCAGTTAAATCAAAGCAGTTGTAGTGCGCATAATGTCACCTGTTTCTCCCATTCTAGACAGCCCTAGCAGTTCGAACAGTCACTTGAGCTGAAGGGAAAAAGATGAAAACTTAGATGtatcttttgttttgtcttctcttAATGCATCGAAAATCAACTGGGCTCAAAAACGTCCACGGATCCTCATACAGGTTGCAGAGCATGCTGGTTAACGTGAAATGACATCAGGCAGTGACCTAGTTAGTCACCTAACTAGGGCACGAAGCTCCTTGAAAATGTGGATGTGCAACCCACGCAAAAACAAGCGTTTTGAAGGAAATGTTAATGAGGCTTTCTtgttctgtgtttttttttgccttaaaCTGGGTGTAAAAAATCGCGGGGACTAAATTAAAGGTGAAAGGTGTAGCATGGCAGCTGGCACTGATTCATGGTGTTAGGCATTATAACTGCTGGAGCCATGAGTTTGACTGCTGAACGGGAAACCGAAACTTCCAAACACCACTTAAAAACACGAACACCAATTTAATGAAGACCACAAATAACTTGACAAATAGACAACTGATACATGTGGGTTGAAACTACGGAACAACCAAAGTGTTTCATAAGCTATAGCAGTGAAATAGACAAAACGAAAGAGAACATTGAGAGTCCGGCAATTACAAAATGACTACTTACATTGATACGGCTCCAAATTACTGACTATGTCTAGAAACTGCTAAATAGTGATTGATTTAAGAAACTGCTAAATAGTGATTGATTTTAAAAACGTTTTGTAACACGATATCTTCCAAAAGCGGAGAGAGACAGAAAGACCAGCAATTGAAAACTAAAATTATGGCTTTTATAGACTAATAAGTTATGCAAAGTCTAGCGACATTAAGCATACTAATGAAACAAAAGCGAAGACAAAAAGACTAAAGGACAAGCCCACTAATGAAAGGCGATAGGTAACACTAAAAGACAAGAACTAGGAAAAAAGTGTTAATGAGCTTTACAACCCGTGATTCGACACTTAGATCCTACATGCCGGCCCCTAAGTGATGAGTTTGGATGTCATTACACTCATAAGGTTCTAAGTGTTCCCTTTGAAGTGCTAAAACAACATTACAAGTTAGGCCCATTATCTTAGA
Encoded here:
- the LOC137967824 gene encoding tigger transposable element-derived protein 6-like, producing MNVAGEEGDVSQATLDSWSERARELMAGYKPENVWNMDETGQFWKALPDKSLSERGKRCRGGKQAKQRLTWAFFVSASGEKENPIVIGKSLNPRCFKNLRDRSFPHSCHYYANEKAWMNSELMGVILSKLNRRMKRENRHILLFLDNAPCHPHSHADMFSNVKLAFLPKNSTSRSQPLDAGIIKAWKVKTKRKLLRYICSQVDSNNKASEIVKSVHLLQAIQWGKQAWDEVDQETVQKCFKKVGLSPDEVDMEEGIDDPFEGEDMMSLEELCAKLGTTETGTAQEFVGADDEVPSCPETIDISQPSWRAELRRNLLEEDEADGSEPSAKEGKVDEAGNEEFDCSVKEPSVKSSTEARKMVLQLSEFADFGGHEKLSNALLTVQDILFDMEFNAPKKQSVIGDYFHPHV